One window of Bdellovibrio sp. GT3 genomic DNA carries:
- a CDS encoding RCC1 domain-containing protein, with product MMTNKFSLLLIATSTQILTGCLSGSGGGGFSSPSNDAISNYQGTYSYTTPSLAIGDGTVEVAATAILSCIETTTGNSVSNALCPPASSAPKRSYQSPAGSIDIAITGAVGGKATVGVALGEHFDTGTQAGQNKIAAALVCDTAYEKTGSTCEVAILKAKLLRNTGGSGTCVITLEDKVKCFGTGYFGSGTSSAFSVPTEVTVFQGAKDIALGAHMCAIMSDNSVKCGGRNNYGQLGLGDTTDRATPVTVSGFQGAKSIYTGPFTTCAIFNDNSVKCTGANGLGTLGLGDYNDRKILP from the coding sequence ATGATGACCAATAAGTTTTCGCTATTGCTGATTGCAACTAGTACACAGATATTGACTGGATGTCTTTCGGGATCTGGTGGTGGCGGTTTCTCTTCGCCAAGCAATGATGCGATCTCTAACTACCAAGGAACGTATAGCTATACTACACCCTCTCTAGCCATCGGAGACGGGACTGTAGAAGTAGCGGCGACCGCCATCCTAAGTTGTATTGAAACAACAACCGGAAATTCTGTATCCAATGCTCTATGCCCACCCGCATCTTCTGCTCCCAAGCGCTCTTATCAGTCACCAGCTGGCTCAATTGACATTGCCATTACGGGTGCTGTAGGCGGCAAAGCCACTGTTGGCGTCGCGTTGGGTGAGCACTTCGATACTGGTACTCAAGCTGGTCAAAATAAAATTGCAGCTGCTCTAGTTTGCGATACCGCTTATGAAAAGACTGGTTCAACCTGCGAAGTTGCCATTCTAAAAGCCAAGCTTCTACGAAATACTGGTGGTTCTGGCACATGCGTGATCACCTTAGAGGACAAAGTTAAGTGTTTTGGAACAGGGTATTTTGGTAGCGGAACATCTTCAGCATTTTCAGTTCCCACTGAAGTAACTGTCTTCCAAGGTGCAAAAGATATCGCACTAGGTGCTCACATGTGCGCAATTATGTCTGATAATAGCGTTAAATGTGGCGGTCGAAATAATTATGGTCAATTGGGTTTAGGAGACACCACAGATCGTGCAACTCCAGTGACCGTATCAGGTTTTCAAGGTGCAAAATCTATTTACACTGGCCCGTTTACAACATGTGCAATTTTCAATGACAACTCCGTTAAGTGTACGGGAGCGAATGGTCTCGGGACTCTCGGTTTGGGTGACTACAATGACAGAAAAATCTTGCCGT
- a CDS encoding helix-turn-helix domain-containing protein, which produces MKKTIKPRGRKEVPFGKILSGIMKERKLTFKMVAQMAGVSVSVVSDWTAGNSPRDLHAVFRLSQSLGVDFSRLLLGEVQVNREVSSIAELFEETEMFEGLVRVSIKKVQLRNSPK; this is translated from the coding sequence ATGAAAAAGACGATTAAACCACGTGGGCGCAAGGAAGTGCCCTTTGGAAAAATACTATCCGGGATCATGAAGGAAAGAAAACTTACCTTTAAGATGGTAGCGCAAATGGCAGGGGTCAGTGTATCCGTCGTTTCGGACTGGACTGCGGGAAACTCTCCCCGAGATCTTCATGCAGTTTTCCGTCTTTCTCAGTCCCTTGGAGTAGACTTCTCTAGGCTACTGTTAGGAGAGGTTCAGGTTAATCGAGAAGTCAGCTCTATTGCTGAGTTGTTTGAAGAAACTGAAATGTTTGAAGGATTAGTGCGCGTAAGCATCAAAAAGGTTCAACTTCGTAACTCTCCTAAGTGA